From one Triticum aestivum cultivar Chinese Spring chromosome 4B, IWGSC CS RefSeq v2.1, whole genome shotgun sequence genomic stretch:
- the LOC123089715 gene encoding germin-like protein 8-5, whose translation MASSSSFLVLAALLALVSWQATASDPSPLQDFCVADMNSPVRVNGFVCKNPMEVNADDFFKAANLDKPSMPNKVGSNVTLINVMQIAGLNTLGISIARIDYAPLGQNPPHTHPRATEILTVLEGTLYVGFVTSNQPAPNKNKFFSKVLNKGDVFVFPVGLIHFQFNPNPHQPAVAIAALSSQNPGAITIANAVFGSDPPISDDVLAKAFQVEKNTIDYLQAQFWENNHY comes from the exons ATGGCATCCTCCTCTTCCTTCCTTGTCCTTGCTGCACTTCTTGCGTTGGTCTCATGGCAAGCCACTGCTTCTGATCCTAGCCCACTCCAGGACTTTTGTGTCGCCGACATGAATTCACCAG TCCGTGTCAACGGGTTTGTTTGCAAGAACCCGATGGAGGTCAACGCGGACGACTTCTTCAAGGCGGCCAACCTCGACAAGCCTAGTATGCCCAACAAGGTTGGATCCAACGTCACTTTGATCAACGTCATGCAGATTGCAGGACTCAACACCCTCGGCATCTCAATTGCACGCATCGACTATGCTCCCTTGGGTCAAAACCCACCACATACGCACCCTCGCGCCACTGAGATCCTCACGGTGCTCGAGGGAACATTGTACGTTGGCTTTGTGACATCCAACCAGCCCGCCCCCAACAAAAACAAGTTTTTCTCCAAGGTTCTCAACAAAGGTGATGTGTTTGTCTTCCCCGTGGGGCTCATCCACTTCCAATTCAACCCCAACCCCCATCAGCCCGCTGTTGCAATTGCCGCGCTCAGCAGCCAGAACCCAGGGGCTATCACAATTGCCAATGCAGTGTTTGGGTCCGACCCACCAATATCAGACGATGTTCTTGCCAAGGCATTTCAGGTGGAAAAGAATACAATAGACTATCTCCAGGCTCAATTCTGGGAAAACAACCACTACTAA
- the LOC123093967 gene encoding germin-like protein 8-11, producing the protein MASSSSFLLLGALLALVSRQATASDPSPLQDFCVADMNSPVRVNGFVCKDPMDVKADDFFKAANLDKPRMPNKVGSNVTLINVMQIAGLNTLGISIARIDYAPLGQNPPHMHPRATEILTVLEGTLYVGFVTSNQPAPNKNKFFSKVLNKGDVFVFPVGLIHFQFNHNPHQPAVAIAALSSQNPGAITIANAVFGSDPPISDDVLAKAFQVEKNTIDYLQAQFWENNHY; encoded by the exons ATGGCAtcctcctcttccttccttctccttggtGCACTTCTTGCGCTGGTCTCAAGGCAGGCCACTGCTTCTGATCCTAGCCCACTCCAGGACTTTTGTGTCGCCGACATGAATTCACCAG TCCGTGTCAACGGGTTTGTTTGCAAGGACCCGATGGACGTCAAAGCAGACGACTTCTTCAAGGCGGCCAACCTCGACAAGCCTAGGATGCCCAACAAGGTTGGATCCAACGTCACTTTGATCAACGTCATGCAGATTGCTGGACTCAACACCCTCGGCATCTCAATTGCACGCATCGACTATGCTCCATTGGGTCAAAACCCACCACATATGCACCCTCGCGCCACTGAGATCCTCACGGTGCTCGAGGGAACACTGTACGTTGGCTTTGTGACATCCAACCAGCCCGCCCCCAACAAAAACAAGTTCTTCTCCAAGGTGCTCAACAAAGGTGATGTGTTTGTCTTCCCCGTGGGGCTCATCCACTTCCAATTCAACCACAACCCCCACCAGCCCGCTGTTGCAATTGCCGCGCTAAGTAGCCAGAACCCAGGGGCTATCACAATTGCCAATGCAGTGTTTGGGTCAGACCCACCAATATCAGATGATGTTCTTGCCAAGGCATTTCAGGTGGAAAAGAATACAATTGACTATCTCCAGGCTCAGTTCTGGGAGAACAACCACTACTGA